In Halobacterium noricense, the genomic stretch CGAGAAGTCGAACTCCAGGTGGACCGCGTTCCGCTCGGCGGCCTTCACGACGACGTGGTTGACGTCGCCGCGCCCCCGCATCGGCCCGGCGAGCACGTCCACACGCTGCGATTCGGCGACGAACCGGTTCAACTCCGGCGTCCCGCCGCGCGCGACCAACACGGTCGCCTGCTCGCGGAGGTTCGCGATAGCGCCGCTGGCCTGCGACGTGTTCTCAGCGTCGAGTTCGACGCCCGACACCACGTCGATGCCGTGCTCCTCGGCGACGGCTTCGTGGTCGACGTCCGGGTGGGCGTCCGAACGACTCCGCACGACGACGCCGTCGTAGCCGACGCTGGCGGCTGTCGCGGCGAACCGCGCGACGGTGCTGTCGCCGTCCGGGTGGGCGTGAACGGCCTCGTACACGACTGTTCGTTCGTCGTCAATCCGTAAAAACGCGTGCGTTCGCTGTCGCGTGTCCGGGAACGGACAGCGGTCACTCGCCGAACAGCCCGAAGTTCTGTACTGTCGGGAGGTGCCAGTCGTACACGACTGCAACTAATCGAATCAGGACGGTCACCGCCGCACACGCGACGGCAGCCGTACTCCCGGCCGCACCGAGCATTCCCGCAGCCCAGTACGCAACCCCGCCGAGCACGGCACAGCTCGCGTAGAAGTCCTCGAAGAGGATGAACGGCGCTCTATCGAGGAGGATGTCCGCGAACGCCCCGCCGCCGACGGCGTTGATTGTCGCAATCGTGACGACGCCGAACGCCGAAACGCCGGCGTCGGACGCGACGATGGCACCCGTCGTGGCGAACGCACCGAGCCCGACGGCGTCCGAGACGAGCGTGACCGGATGGGTGTCCGGCGACGGCAACACGACGCTCAACGCGATGGCCAGGCTGACCCCAAGCAATCCCAGACTGATTTCCAGTGGGGACTGTAGCGCTAACGGGATTCGTGCTACGAGGAGGTCGCGCGTCGCGCCGCCGGCGAACGCCATCGCCAATCCGACGATGACGATGCCGAACACGTCGAACTCCTCGCGGATCGCCTTCGAGGCACCGACGAGAGCGAACGCGACCAGTCCGACGGTGTTCATCACGGCGAACGGATCGCCGAACAGCGTCGCGACGACGTCCTGAATCATTATTCTCGTCTACGACAGCGCTTCGCGGGCGTTCTCAACGGCGGCCTCCTTCTTGGCGGGGTAGGCTTCGACTTTCGCGCGGAGCGCGATGCCGTCCCCCAGTTGGGCGTCGCCGAGGAACGCCTCCTGTTTGTCGAGGTGGACGAACAGCGAGCAGTTGTCGTCGACGCGCTGGTCGAGCTCCTCGTGGATGCGCTCGATATCCGCGCCGTCCCGGAGTTGACCGAGCACGTGGCGCATCTCGTCGGCGCGTTCGACGCGCGCGGAGAGCACGACAATACGGTCGCCGAGGTGGCCTGCGCTCTCGGCGCGTTCGAGTGCGACCTCCTCGGGGAGGAAGTGGCCGAGCGCATCGGCGACGCGAACCTCGTCCTCCGTGCCGTAGCAGAACGCCCGGAGGTCGACGTAGTGGAACGGAACCTCGCTCATTACGTGGCGGTAGCGGCCGCGGCGGTAAAAGCGTCGCTACTGCGGGCTGTCCGGGAGGTACGTCGCGGCGATTTCGGCGACGCGTTTCGCGCCGTTCTCGCGGGGCTGGGGCGCTTCGACGCCGTCGAGGAGCGCTTCGACGCCCGCAATCGAATCCGCGGCGTAGAAGCCGGGGGTGTCCGCGAGCGCGTCGACGACGCCGCGCTGTTCTGACGTCGCCGGCAACACGATACACGGCGTGCCGGCGACCGCGGCCTCCATCACCGTGGAGTAGCCGCTACAGATGACGAGGTTCGCGCCCGCGATGAACGGCTGCAGGGATTCCTGAAGTACCCAGTCGTCGCCACCGACGAGCGTCACGTCCCGGCCCTGCGCCTCCAGCGCGTCCGCGAGCCGGTCGGGGTCGATGCTGAACTCGCTCGGGACGACGAGCACGTCGACGTCCTCGTCGGGTGCGTCGCCGGCGGGTGCCATCGGCGGCACGTCGATTGCGGCCGGAATCGAGGGGTCGCCGCTCCACGCCTTCGGGAGCAGGAACGCCTCTGCGCCGCGGCCCGCGATGCGGTTACGGACCCACGCGCCGACGCGCTCGACGGGATTCGCGTAGAACGCGGCGGGGTCGTGCGAGACGTAGACGTAGCGCTGGCCGTGCAGGGATGCCGCGATAGCCGCGGCGATGTCGTCGGTCACGAGCAGCGCGGGGGCTTCGTCGTCGAACCACGCGCGGTACTGCTGGACGCGCTCGTAAAGCGCGGGAACGCTGTTCCGAGCGACGTCGAGCAGGCTCCCGTCCTGGAGGTCGTCGACGAAGTCCACGACGGTCGGCTCGAACTCGGTGTAGCCGTTGGCTTCGACGAACTTCGTGCCGGGGCCACCACCCGCGATGACCGTCTCGTAGCCGGCAGCCTCCAGCTCTTCGACGACTGCCAGCATCCGGGTGGCGTGGCCGGCCCCCTCGCAGTAGTGCGCGACGGCGACTTTCGAGGGCGTCCCGTTCATCTCGCAGTCACGTGTGCGTCTCCGTCAGAGCGCGAGCGGTATAAATCACTCCGAACGAGGCGGCTCAAGCGCGCACGCCGAGCGCGCTGGTGGCGGCAGCGCCGACGGTCGTCGTCAACAGGTAGCCGCCGACGCTGTGAATCGTGACGACGGCTGCGATGGTCGGCGCGCTCACGGCCGTCAGCAGCGTGAGCAACGTGACGTTGATGGCTTCCGTCGCCCCGAGACCGCCGGGCGTCGGGAGCAGCGACCCGATTTTCCCCAGTGGCAACACGAAGAAGGGAACGTAGAGGGGGACGAACGAGTCGAGGGCGAGGAACGTCACCCAGAGGGCGAACGCCTGGAGCGCCCACCCGAGCGCCGAACAGCCGACGGCGGCGGCGAGGCGTTCTCGGGAGACGGCGACGCGCCCGACGGCGTCCGTGAAGCCGCTGATGCGGGCGGCGAGGTCGTCGGCATCGGGCAGGGAGACGCGCGGAATCGCGCCGACGACGCGGTGGACGACTGACGCGACCGTGCCGCCCACCCGGCCGCGAATGGTCGTTCGATAGCGCCACACGAGCGCCGCGACGACCGGGAGGACGACTGCCGCCGCAATCACGGCGAGCGGTAAGACCCCGAGTTCGCCGTCGGTCTCGGTGGTGACGTAGTAGAGCGAGCCGACTGTGGCGAACGCCAGCGACGGCACGACGTTGATGGCGTCGAGGCTGGTGATGGACGCGAGGCTCACCTCGTAGTCCGCGCCGGCGGTCTGTGAGAGGAGCCACGCCGTCACGGGCTCGCCGCCCGCCTGTCCGAACGGCGTGACGTGGTTGGCGAACGCACCGGCAGCGTTCACGAGAAGCGCCGTGTGGACGGGGATGCGGATGTCGAGCGCGCGCAGGACGTTCCAGAGTGCCAGCCCCCACGACGCGTTCCACAGCAGTATCACGCCCGCGACGGCCGCGAGCAACACCGGGTCCGCACGGCTGGCCGCCGCGAGCACCTCGCGAGCGTCTACGACCCAGAACATGACCGCGAACACGAGGGCTGCGCCCACGAGTCCGGCCGCCGTCGCCAGCAGGTCCTCTCGCTGCACGCCTCCGAGTGGCGGGCGGGCGTGAATCAATCCATCGAATCCGTGGCTGGCGGTCGCCGCGTCCTCCTTCCCCGCCGATAGGAGGTTTTTTCTCCGCCCGTCACAACCGAGTCACCGAGTACTCTCCCGGAAATGTACGAGAAGATGCCCACAGCCGCCCATGGTTGACGTGCCCGCTCAGGTGGCTAACGTCGCCCGTAACCTCCGCTACCGCGGCGTCGACGCCGTCCGCGAACTCGCGTCGCTGGTGGCGTACTCGCTGCAGTCGACCACCGACCCGGACCCCGTGCTCGACGCCGACTGGGACGTCCTCGTCCTCCTGGACGCGTGCCGCGCGGACCTCTTCGCGGACGTCGCCGCGGACGCCGACTACGACTCCCTCCCCGCGGAGCCGGGGTCGCGGACGTCGCCTGCGAGTTCCTCCGTCGAGTGGCTGGAGACGGTGTTCGGTGGAGCTAGTGACGACGCGCTCGCGGACCTCGCGTACGTCACCGGCAACCCCTACTCCGCGTCGAAAATCGACCACGACCGCTTCCACACCGTCGACGAGGTGTGGCGGTACGCGTGGGACGACGACCTCGGCACGATTCCACCGCGCCCCGTGACGGACGCCGCCATCCGTACCGGCCGCGAGTCGACCGCCGACCGCATGGTCGTCCACTACATGCAGCCCCACTTCCCCTCGGTCGTCGAGCGCGAGCAGCGCAGCGAGGGCGTCGAACTGGACGAGTTCGGCGACGACGAGATGTCCGTCTGGGACGACCTCCGCTTCGGCCACCGCAGCGAGGCCGACGCCTGGAAGTCCTACCGCCAGAACCTCGAATACGTCCTCGACGACCTCGCCCTGCTGTTCGAGAATCTGGACGCCGAACGCGTCGTCGTCACCGCCGACCACGGCAACGCGTTCGGCGAGCACCACGTCTACGGCCACCCGGGTGGCGTCGACCTCCCCGTCCTCCGCGAGGTGCCGTGGTGGGAGACGACCACGACGGACACGTACAGCCACGACCCCGACGCCGCGGGCCGCGACGACACCGGCGAGGGCGGCGATGTCATCGAAGAACGCCTCGAAGACCTCGGCTACCGAACCTGACTATGGACGACACTACCGACTCCCCGAACCTCCTACTGGTCGTGGTGGACTGCCTCCGACAGGACTTCCTGCACCGAGACGCCGTCGACACGCCGTTCCTCGACGGCCTCCGCGAACGCGGGCAGGAGTGCACCGAACTGTACGCCACCGCGACCACGACGACGCCCGCGGTTGCGAGCCTGCTGACGGGCGCGTACGGCGAGCGCAACGGCATCCAGTCGCTGCGCCGCGGCAGCCTCTCGGCGGACGTCGAACCGATGGCGGAAGTTCTCGGCGACGCCGGCTACCACACCGAAGCGATGGCGACCGGCCCGCTCGTCCCCGAAACCGGCCTCGACCGCGGATTCGACGCCTACGAGTGCCGGGACCGCGACGAGTCGATGTTCAGCGACTGGCGCGAGGAGGGAATCGATAGGCTCACCGGCCTCCCGGAGCCGTTCGCGGCGTTCGTCCACCTCTGGGAGATTCACGAGGACATCCACGTTCCGCGCGAGTACGATAGTTCGGAGTATGGCGAGACGCCGTACGGCCGGGCGTTCTCCGCGCTCGACCGCGAACTCGGGGTACTCGTCGACGCCGTCCCCGACGACACAGTCGTCGCGGTCGTCGGCGACCACGGCGAGAGCATCACCCACCGCAACAACCCGCTTCGGCTCGCCGTGAAGTCCCTGCGGGACGCCGTGAAGTACTACGGCGGCGTGGACACTCGCGGCGTCGTCGAACGTATCAACCAGTACTGCGACCAGTTCGGCCCGGACGTCGACGACCACTTCGTCGAGAACGGGCACGGCGAGAACGTCTTCGACTTCACGACGAACGTCCCGTTCGTGCTCGCCGGCCCCGGCGTCGAACCCGCAACCGTGGACGCCCAAGTCCGGCAAATCGACATCCTCCCGACGCTGTTGGACGTGCTCGATGTCGACCACGAGACGGACGGCGACGCCATCGAACCCGGCGTCGAGGACCGCATCGCGTACATGCGGGCGTGCGGCGCGTCCCTGCACCGCGAGCGCAACTGGGCGCGCGCCGTCCGCTACGACGACGCCAAGTACGTCGAGTACCCCGAGCGCGACTGGGAGCCCGGCGTCTACGATATCGAGGCGAATTCTCAAGAACTCGAACGCACCGACGACCCCGACCTCGAAGCCGAACTCCGCGAACGCCTCCCGGAGCGCGGCGTCGACCCGACGGACGTCGAGATGCTGGAAATCAACGAGCGCCTCGAAGACCTCGGCTACCTCTAAGGCGGTCGCTGGTCGACGGGGAACGGCGGAAAAGGGAACGGTGAATTCGCGTTAGGCGTCGTCGACTGCTTCGTCCTCGCCCTCGTCGGGGTCCTCTTCGCTCTCGTCGTCCTCGGCGAGTTCGAGGTTGTCCTCGGGCACGCCGGCTTCCTGGCCGTCGTCGAAGCTGACGGTGTAGTTGGGCTCGCCGAACATCGTGTCGACGACCTGCGTGATGGTGCCGGTCTCGCCGTCGTACTCGCTGTGCTTGTCGTGGAGGACGACCTCGTCGTCTTCTTCGAAGCTCATGGCACGAAGTTTCCGCGGCCGATTCAAAAGCGACCCGGTTTCGTGGCTCCGAAACGGTAACGTGCGCGTCGCCCGTACGACCGGCTATGACCCCCGCTCTCGCCGCGCTCGGAGCGTCCACGAATCGCCTGCAGCCACCGCACCGCGATGCCAGTCGATGACCTCTGGTATCTCGCGAGCCGTGCCGAACAGCGCGCCGAACGCGCCTACCACGCGCTGACCGACGCCCACGACGACTTTCTGGAGTTCGAGCGGCAGCGCTCTGTCTCCCGGCAGCGCTTCCGCACGCTCGCCGAGCGCGTCGAACGGACTGGTGCGCCGTACGGCGCGCACACAGTCGTTTACCGGGAGAACGGCGACCTGCTGTTGGTGCGACACGACGACGTCGACCTCTGGGTGCTGCCCGGAGGCGGCGTCAACGACGGTGAGACGTTCCGCGAGGCCGCCGAGCGCGAACTCGCCGAGGAAGCCGGCGTCGATGCTACCTACCACGGCCTCGCGATGGTGACCTCGGTCGCCTTCGAGTCCAGCGGCTACTCCGCGTGGGGCGTCCTTCCCGTCTTCGAGGCGTGCGCCGACGACACCTGCCTCGAAGTACTGGACCCGGACGGCGAAATATCGGACGCCGCCTGGTTCGCCGACCTCCCCGAGGACACCCGCGACCGTCGCGACCTCCAGCGCTGGCGCGAACGCGCGCTCTCGTAGCGCTTTTCTCGCCCGTCCGCGTCCTCCACGATAATGGACGTACGCGTGCCGGCAGACAGCGAACGCGCGGCCGTCGCCGACCGGCTGCTCCGGCCGGCGTACCGCGAGGCCGAAGCCCTCGACCCCGCGTTCAGCGACCTCGACGACGACGTCGTCGCCGACGAGGACTGCTCGCGGTGGCTGGACGACGCCGACCGCACGATGTTCGTCGCGTACGACCCCGAGCCCGTCGGCGTCGTCTCCGGCGGCGTCACGTCGTCGCCGGCGCTGTACACCCGCGGGAAGAACTGTTACGTCGATGGCCTCTACATCGTCGCCGAGCGCCGCCGCGAGGGCATCGCGGGCCGCCTACTCGACCGCATGAAGGCGTGGGGCCGGGAGCGCGACTGCGAGTACGCGAGTCTCTCCGTGCACGTGGACAACCACGCCGCGATGGCGTTCTACGAGGACCACGGCTTCGAACCGAAGTTCCGCAGCCTCCGCCAGCAGCTCTGACGCGCCTCGTTCGCCCCGCAAGAGCTTTTCCGTCACCTATCGAACCTCGAAGTATCCCGGTTCGCACTCCTCGCGCGCCGGCCGATTGCTCACCATGAACTTCGACCACCTGTCGCTGGACCGAGTCGTCCGGACAGCTGGCTACGGGCTGTTCGGTGTCGTCGGGGCCATCGTCGTCGCACTCGTGTTCGCGCGCGGCCTCTCCCCGCTCCAGCCCGTGATATACGACGCGTTCTACCTCGTGCTTGGTCCGTGGTCGTCGACCGAGCTGGCGTCCGTCCTCCACATCACTGCCGTCGGCGTACTCGCGGTTACCGCGCCGGTGCTCGTCGCCGAATACACTGCTGGCGACCGGCTTCGTACGCTCGCAGTCGGTGCTACCGTCGCGTTCGCGGTGCTCGTCGTCGTCTCGGTTCTCGCCGCGTTCGTCGACGTGCTCGGGTTTCCTACTGTCGCGGTTGCCGTCGCACTCGTCGCCGCTGCTGCGACGGCGGGCCTCAGGCGCGTCGGTGCCTCGCGTGGCGCGACTGTCACGTTCGCCGGCTCGCTCCCGGTGCTCGCGCTTCTGCTCGTCCTGTTAGGCGTCGGACTCGGCTGGGGTGGCGGCTACGACGTCGTCGCCGAACCAATCGACGCGTCGGCCGTCGACGGACCGGCAGCGGACTTCGCGGACGCCCCCGCGGTCCGCGACGACCTCTTCTCGGCGGACGCCTGCGACCCCGCCGACGACGGGACCTGCCGGCTCTCCCTCCGGTCGTACGAACACGAACGGCAGGCCGCGCGCGTGCTCGCGGCTAACGGAGTCAGGTGTCCGTTCGTGAACACGCCGCGAAACCCGGTCTACGACCCGGACGCGTCGTTCGTCGCCGAACACGACGACCAGTACTACCGGGTGACTTGCGAAGCGTACGGCGACTGATTACTCGGGCCCGAACGACTTGCCATCGCGCTCTTCGGCGTCCATCCGGCGGAGCGTGGCGCGGGCGTTGCTCGCCTCGTAGCCGAAGAACACGCCTTCCGCGTACTCTTCGACGACCTCAGTGGCGTGAACCAGATTCTCGACTTCGACGTCGACGGCGTACAGTTCGACGCTGAACGGCGCGTCGAGCAGGTCCGCGAAGCCCGAGGCGATGGTCTCCAGCCAGTAGGTCGTCCCGTAGTTGGTGTCGTACAGCGGCACGACGAACTCGTCGACGTGCTCGGCGAGCGCCTCGACGTCGAGGCCCGCGCGCTCGTAGAGGTGGCCCGGGTACGGGTCGGGGTAGAGGGTGAGGTACGTCGTCCCGGGGATGCGGTCGGCGGCCTCCGCGACGAACTCCGTGACGACGCTCGCGCGCCAGTCGTACCAGTCGTCGAATTTGGTGTCTCGCGGGCTCCGCCCGCTCGACTCTCCGGTGGAACGCTGTTCCACCCATTCCTCGAACGCGGTCTCACAGCGCTCGCACTGGCAGTACTCGCCGCGCGGGAACCCCACGTCGTCGAGGCGAACGTCGCCGTTGACCTCCGCGCACGTCTCGATGACCGTCAGGAGGCCGTTGCGGTAGTCCTCGGCGAGCGGGCAGATGTACGACCAGTCGAAGTACGGCTGGTCGCGGGTGGCCTCGTTGCCCTCGTCGTCGACGGGCACGAGGTCGGGTTCGGTGCCGGCGGTGGCGTTGTCCCCGAAGCAGGACACCATGCTGACGGCGTCCTCCAGCGGGTCGGTGTGGCGGCCGGTGACGTCTTTGACCTCGTAGAACGTGCGGTCGAACTCCGGCCACTCGACTTCCTCGGCGTTCCGCGTGACGACGCCGTACATGGACGCGAGTTGGCCGGCGGGCCGCCTAAGTCGTTCGCTCTCGGCACGCGCAGAAAAAGCGGGGAGTGGGGGCGGGACCGACTAGTCGATGCGGTCGACTTCCTGGGGTTCGGGCGCTTCGTCGCCCCCGACGACGAACTTCCAGACGAGGGCGATGACGAGCAGTGCGGCGGCGGCTTTCACGAGTTTTCCTGCCATGGTTGACACTATCGGCGGCCGGCACTAAACGCTTTGCGGGGTCGGCACGAATCCGTGATTCCCCACCGACATCTCGCGGTCAGTCACGGAGGTGTGCGGTGATGTCCTCGCGGATGAGTTCCCCGCAGTACTCGCAGCGCAGGCCGTCCTCCAGCACTGCGAACGTCGGCTCGACGGGCTCGCCCGCGTTCGTGATGCACTCGCGGTTCGGGCAGACGAGCACGCCGCCGACCTCCTCCGGGCGCTCGACGCGGCGCTTGTCCACGACGTCGTAGTCGCGGATGATGTTGATGGTGGCTTCGGGCGCGATGAGCGACAGCACTTCGGCTTCGCTGTCGCTGAGTTCGCGGCCCTCGACTTTCACGACGTCCTTGCGACCGAGCCGGTCGGAGGGGACGTTCATGCCGAGGCTCATCGGCGTGCCTTCGGTGCCGTCGATGCCCAGCAGGCTGAGCACGTGCAGCGCCTCCCCGGCGGAGACGTGGTCGATGACGGTGCCGTTCTGGATTTTCGAGACGCGGAGTTCAGTGTCAGTCATCGTCGAGGAGCAAGTCGAGGAGGGCCATTCGGACCGGGACGCCGTTGTGTGCCTGTTCGAAGTACGTCGCGTTCTCCGTCTCGTCGACCGCGGCCGCGATTTCGTCCACGCGGGGCAGCGGGTGCATCACCGCGAGGTCGTCTTTCGCGGCTTCGAGGGTTTCGGGCGTGATGCTGTACTCGCCGGCGACGGCCTCGTACTCGTCCTCGTCGGGGAAGCGCTCGCGCTGGATGCGCGTGACGTACAGCACGTCGAGGTTCGGGAGGACGGCGTCGAGGGAGTCGTGTTCCTGTACCTGTGCGCCCGCCTCGTGGAGGTCGTAACGCACCGAGCGCGGCAGCCGCAGGCTCTCCGGGCTGACGAAGTGCTGGCGGACGTCGAAGTTCGTGAGCGCGTGCGCCAGCGAGTGGACGGTTCGGCCGTACTTCAGGTCGCCCATGATGCCGATGGAGATGTCGTCGAGGCCCGCGTGCTCGCGAATCGTGTAGAGGTCCAACAGCGTCTGACTCGGGTGGTGACCGGCTCCGTCGCCCGCGTTCACGACGGGGACGTCGACGTGCTCGCTGGCCATCTTCGCAGCGCCCTGCTTGGGGTGGCGGAGCACGATGCCGTCGGCGTACCCCTCGACGACGCGGACGGTGTCGGCCAGCGACTCGCCCTTCTTCACCGACGAGGACTCCACGGAGCCCATGTCGACGACGTCGCCGCCGAGGCGTTTCGCGGCCGTCTCGAAGCTCATCTTCGTGCGCGTGCTCGGCTCGAAGAAGCACAGCGCGAGCAGCTCGTCGGCGTACCGCTCGCCGGCGGCCGCCGGGTTGTCGTCGAAGGCCGCCGCCCTGTCGAGGACCGTCTCGATGTCGGCCCGCGAGAGCTGTTTGGCGGTGAGGAGGTGGTCGTGACGCATCGGTTCAGTACGCGAGCCCCGGGAGCGTAAAGGTCCCGGAGCACGCCCGCCTCCGGGGTGTGCCACCGCTCCCCACACCCGGCCCGAAGTTCAAGTACGAAGCCGGAACCACTCACTCGCGTGCTGGCAGTCGCGGGCGGCAAAGGCGGCAGCGGGAAGACGACCACCGCGCTCGGTCTCGCGGGCGCGCTCGTCGAGCGGCGGCGTCGCCCGCTCGTCGTGGACTGCGACCTCGATGCACCGAACCTCCACCTGCGTGCGGGCGTCCCGCGAGACCCCGGTGTGGACGCCGACAGCCCGACTGCGGCCGCCCACGAGTCGTCCACAGTTCCTGGCGTGGACGTGCTCCCGGCAGGCGACGCGAACGGCGACGACCTCGCCGCAGCACTCGACGCGCTGCCCGACTCACGACCCATCGTCTTGGACTGTCCCGCCGGCGCGAGCGAAGCCGCGGCCCGCCCGCTGCGCGCGGCCGACGGTTGCGTGGTCGTCGCGACCGATAGCCGGGAAGGCATCGAAGACGCCGTCAAAACCGCCGCGATGGCGCGCGCGGTCGGGACGCCAGTCCGCGCCATCGGCGTCACTCGCGTGGCCGCCGCCCCAGCAAGGCTCGCGGACGCGACGGCCGCCGACACCGTGCCGGTTCCCGCCGCTGCAGCACCGCTCGAAGCCCCGGAGACGGCCGCAGCGTACGCGATGCTCGCCGACTACGTCGAGCCAAATACTTAACCTGTGTCCGTCCCCTACAGTGAAATCATGCGCGAGCGGCTCTCCACCGGCGTGGACGTCCTCGACCGGGAGCTCGGCGGCGGCGTGCCGACCGGGACGGTGGTCGCCTACGAGGCACCACCCGCCAGTCAGGGAGAGCTACTGCTGTACGAACTCACGCGCCCGCGGCCCACGCTCTACCTCACCACGAACCGCACCGAGCAGGCCGTCCGGGACGCCTTCGAGGCGACGGACGCGCCGACGGGCGACCCCGAGGTCGGCTACATCCCGGGCGCCGACGCCATCGAGAACGCGCGCCGAGCGTTCCGTAGCGTCCCCCCGGAGTCGACGGTCATCATCGACCCCGCCGACGCGTTAGAGCGCGCCGACCGCGGCCGCTACGAGAACTTCCTCAACGAACTCGGCAACCACATGCGCAACGTCGGCGGCATCGCCGTCCTGCACTGTCTAGACACCGACGACGACGCCGACCTCCGCGGCACCACCGAACACATGGCCGACGTCGTGTTCAAACTGCGCGTCGAGGAGACCAACGACGAAGTCGAGACCCGGCTCACCGTCCCGAAGTTCCGCGGCGGCAACGCTCTGGACTCCTCGATAAAGCTGAACCTCGGCGAACGCGTCCAGGTCGACACGAGCCGCGACATCGCGTAGACGGACCCCGAGCTATCGCGTCGTACTTTCGCTGCAATAAATAGGCCGAGCGGCCGGAAGTCGGCAGTCGACGTTAGGCTTCGTCTTCGTCGATGTCGAGCTCTTCGACGATTTCGTCGGCGTCGACGTCGGCGTCTTCGAGGGCTTCCTCGACGTCACCGAGCCCTTCGCCGCCGCCCATGCCACCCATGCCGCCCATCATGCCGGGCATGCCAGCGGGCTGGCCGTCGATGATTTCCTGGACGATGACGCGGTCGACGTCCAGCATGTCGATGACCTGGTTCAGAATCTGATCTTTGCCCATCATCCACTGCTGGTTGAACTGGAGCTCGGGGGACTGCTCGATGTACAGCGTCTCCTTCTCGACGGTTTCCGTCGTGGTCTCCGTCTCGCCGTCCTCGGTTTCCTCGGTGACTTCCTCTTCGACCTCGTCGGTCTCGAGGTGCATGTCGAGGTCGGCGTCGAAGTACATCTGGAGCAGGCCGCGGGCCTTCTCGACGGTGTCCTCGACCTGGTCGAGAATCTCGTACTCGTACTCGACGTCTTCGCCGGCGAGCGGGTGGTTGAAGTCGATGCGGGCGCGGCCGCCGATGACGGCTTCGACGTGGCCGTGCTCGCCGTCGATGTCGACGTGCGCACCGGGGTAGCGCTCGTCCTCGGGGATCTTGTTCGCGGAGACCGTGCGGACCTCCTCGTCGTCGTACTCGCCGAACGCCTGTTCGACGACGACTTCGCCGGTGTCACCGACTTCCTTGCCGACGAGGTCCTGCTCGACGTCGTCGAAGATGTGGCCCTCGCCGATGACGATGGTGCGCGGGGAGAACTCCTGCTCTTCGGTGTCGACGCCCTCCTCCTCGGCGACTTCCTCGTCGGTGGTGTCGACGAGTTCGCCGCTGTCGACCGTGTGGGCGGTGTAGGAGAGCTTAACGAAGTCCCCCTCCTGGAGTCCGCCCTGTTCTGTCTCGGATTCGTCGGCCGTCTCGGCCTCAGTTTCGTCGCTCATACCAGTAC encodes the following:
- a CDS encoding GNAT family N-acetyltransferase; protein product: MDVRVPADSERAAVADRLLRPAYREAEALDPAFSDLDDDVVADEDCSRWLDDADRTMFVAYDPEPVGVVSGGVTSSPALYTRGKNCYVDGLYIVAERRREGIAGRLLDRMKAWGRERDCEYASLSVHVDNHAAMAFYEDHGFEPKFRSLRQQL
- a CDS encoding lysylphosphatidylglycerol synthase transmembrane domain-containing protein; this encodes MQREDLLATAAGLVGAALVFAVMFWVVDAREVLAAASRADPVLLAAVAGVILLWNASWGLALWNVLRALDIRIPVHTALLVNAAGAFANHVTPFGQAGGEPVTAWLLSQTAGADYEVSLASITSLDAINVVPSLAFATVGSLYYVTTETDGELGVLPLAVIAAAVVLPVVAALVWRYRTTIRGRVGGTVASVVHRVVGAIPRVSLPDADDLAARISGFTDAVGRVAVSRERLAAAVGCSALGWALQAFALWVTFLALDSFVPLYVPFFVLPLGKIGSLLPTPGGLGATEAINVTLLTLLTAVSAPTIAAVVTIHSVGGYLLTTTVGAAATSALGVRA
- a CDS encoding NUDIX domain-containing protein; translation: MPVDDLWYLASRAEQRAERAYHALTDAHDDFLEFERQRSVSRQRFRTLAERVERTGAPYGAHTVVYRENGDLLLVRHDDVDLWVLPGGGVNDGETFREAAERELAEEAGVDATYHGLAMVTSVAFESSGYSAWGVLPVFEACADDTCLEVLDPDGEISDAAWFADLPEDTRDRRDLQRWRERALS
- a CDS encoding alkaline phosphatase family protein → MVDVPAQVANVARNLRYRGVDAVRELASLVAYSLQSTTDPDPVLDADWDVLVLLDACRADLFADVAADADYDSLPAEPGSRTSPASSSVEWLETVFGGASDDALADLAYVTGNPYSASKIDHDRFHTVDEVWRYAWDDDLGTIPPRPVTDAAIRTGRESTADRMVVHYMQPHFPSVVEREQRSEGVELDEFGDDEMSVWDDLRFGHRSEADAWKSYRQNLEYVLDDLALLFENLDAERVVVTADHGNAFGEHHVYGHPGGVDLPVLREVPWWETTTTDTYSHDPDAAGRDDTGEGGDVIEERLEDLGYRT
- a CDS encoding DUF1918 domain-containing protein codes for the protein MSFEEDDEVVLHDKHSEYDGETGTITQVVDTMFGEPNYTVSFDDGQEAGVPEDNLELAEDDESEEDPDEGEDEAVDDA
- a CDS encoding RNase P subunit p30 family protein, producing MYEAVHAHPDGDSTVARFAATAASVGYDGVVVRSRSDAHPDVDHEAVAEEHGIDVVSGVELDAENTSQASGAIANLREQATVLVARGGTPELNRFVAESQRVDVLAGPMRGRGDVNHVVVKAAERNAVHLEFDFSRVLRASGGERVQALRGLRKLRELVDHYDAPYVVSVDPESHLHLRAPRELLAVGEAVGFDRDRIRAGLEAWGELAQRNRHRMSEEFITKGVERGRYEEDS
- a CDS encoding sulfatase-like hydrolase/transferase yields the protein MDDTTDSPNLLLVVVDCLRQDFLHRDAVDTPFLDGLRERGQECTELYATATTTTPAVASLLTGAYGERNGIQSLRRGSLSADVEPMAEVLGDAGYHTEAMATGPLVPETGLDRGFDAYECRDRDESMFSDWREEGIDRLTGLPEPFAAFVHLWEIHEDIHVPREYDSSEYGETPYGRAFSALDRELGVLVDAVPDDTVVAVVGDHGESITHRNNPLRLAVKSLRDAVKYYGGVDTRGVVERINQYCDQFGPDVDDHFVENGHGENVFDFTTNVPFVLAGPGVEPATVDAQVRQIDILPTLLDVLDVDHETDGDAIEPGVEDRIAYMRACGASLHRERNWARAVRYDDAKYVEYPERDWEPGVYDIEANSQELERTDDPDLEAELRERLPERGVDPTDVEMLEINERLEDLGYL
- a CDS encoding trimeric intracellular cation channel family protein; the encoded protein is MIQDVVATLFGDPFAVMNTVGLVAFALVGASKAIREEFDVFGIVIVGLAMAFAGGATRDLLVARIPLALQSPLEISLGLLGVSLAIALSVVLPSPDTHPVTLVSDAVGLGAFATTGAIVASDAGVSAFGVVTIATINAVGGGAFADILLDRAPFILFEDFYASCAVLGGVAYWAAGMLGAAGSTAAVACAAVTVLIRLVAVVYDWHLPTVQNFGLFGE
- a CDS encoding RNA-binding protein, which codes for MSEVPFHYVDLRAFCYGTEDEVRVADALGHFLPEEVALERAESAGHLGDRIVVLSARVERADEMRHVLGQLRDGADIERIHEELDQRVDDNCSLFVHLDKQEAFLGDAQLGDGIALRAKVEAYPAKKEAAVENAREALS